CAGGATCGGGCTGATCTCCTGTTGCTCGCGCTCCGGGAAATCGCCGCGCCATGCTTCGACAGCCGTCCACAACGACAACACGAACAGAGCGCCGGCGATCACATATGGAAAGGTCGTCGGGCCGATCCGGGCATAACTCGCCGTGCCACTCTGGTTCGCCGTGCTCCAGACGATGACGGCGGCGACGATCGCCAGCCCCGCGGCGATGACAAGCGCCGCCCAATCAGGGCGGCGCGTCGTCTTGTTGGGAGCGTTCTCGCTCACTTGACCAGACCGATCTCTTTCAGGATGCCGCCGGTGATTTCGGCCTCCTTCTTGAGCTGTGCGGCGAAGTCGTCGCCGGCGAGATAAGTGTCGG
The genomic region above belongs to Mesorhizobium terrae and contains:
- a CDS encoding tripartite tricarboxylate transporter TctB family protein, with the translated sequence MSENAPNKTTRRPDWAALVIAAGLAIVAAVIVWSTANQSGTASYARIGPTTFPYVIAGALFVLSLWTAVEAWRGDFPEREQQEISPILWIVGGLAAQMLLLKTAGFSIATGLLFAATARAFGRGPLWKTIPLGIVLAFVVWFIFAKGLQLSLPAGPLEQLF